A region from the Candidatus Binatia bacterium genome encodes:
- a CDS encoding adenylate kinase, translated as MRVVFLGPPGAGKGTQSRILQERFGLEQISTGDMLRAHLSQGTPLGKQAEGYMQRGQLVPDELVVEMIAHELERKPDGFVLDGFPRTVAQAKAFDELLARRGSPLDAVVLFSGDRNALVARLAARWTNPRNGRTYNALTNPPRVAGIDDEDGGELIQREDDRAETVVKRLDVYDRQTRPLIEHYRKAGKLVEVDAFAELETVAERIASAIGKEHAVKRP; from the coding sequence ATGCGGGTCGTCTTCCTCGGGCCGCCTGGAGCAGGGAAGGGGACGCAATCGCGGATCCTTCAGGAGCGTTTCGGCCTGGAGCAGATCTCGACCGGGGACATGCTCCGCGCGCATCTCTCGCAGGGGACGCCGCTCGGGAAGCAGGCCGAGGGCTACATGCAGCGCGGCCAGCTCGTTCCCGACGAGCTCGTCGTCGAGATGATCGCGCACGAACTCGAGCGCAAGCCCGACGGGTTCGTTCTCGACGGCTTCCCGCGAACGGTCGCGCAAGCGAAGGCGTTCGACGAGCTCCTCGCGCGACGCGGCTCGCCGCTCGACGCGGTCGTGCTCTTCTCGGGCGATCGCAACGCGCTCGTCGCACGTTTGGCGGCGCGCTGGACGAACCCGCGCAACGGCCGGACCTACAACGCCTTGACGAATCCGCCGCGGGTCGCCGGCATCGACGACGAGGACGGCGGAGAGTTGATCCAACGCGAGGACGACCGCGCGGAGACCGTCGTGAAGCGGCTCGACGTCTACGACCGTCAGACGCGTCCGTTGATCGAGCACTATCGAAAGGCCGGCAAGCTCGTCGAAGTTGACGCGTTCGCGGAACTCGAAACGGTCGCGGAGCGCATCGCGTCCGCGATTGGCAAGGAACACGCCGTAAAGCGCCCCTGA